The following are from one region of the Stanieria cyanosphaera PCC 7437 genome:
- a CDS encoding TIGR00297 family protein, protein MFSTINWFNPWLVAVGLNSFLISFAWISPKKLLTPMGYLHAWILGVLVWGILGWQGYVIVMFYFLVGSAVTRIGMTQKEAAGIAEKRSGMRGPENVWGSALIATICAVTTLFVNSLLQELFLLGYVASFSTKLSDTTASEVGKAYGKHTFLITTLKPVPKGTEGAVSLEGTVAGIVGSLAIAIIAWLVGTIDGLGILWCAIAAFLATTIESLIGATWQSNWSWLTNEMVNIINTLIGAIVAILLAWGWSNLIN, encoded by the coding sequence ATGTTTTCTACAATTAATTGGTTCAATCCTTGGTTAGTAGCAGTAGGATTAAATAGTTTTTTAATCAGTTTTGCTTGGATTAGTCCGAAAAAATTACTTACTCCAATGGGTTACCTTCATGCTTGGATTTTAGGCGTGTTGGTTTGGGGAATATTGGGATGGCAAGGATATGTAATTGTCATGTTTTATTTCTTGGTTGGTTCGGCAGTCACTCGAATCGGCATGACTCAAAAAGAAGCAGCAGGAATAGCAGAAAAGCGTTCAGGAATGCGAGGACCAGAAAATGTTTGGGGTTCAGCTTTAATCGCCACAATTTGCGCTGTTACCACCTTATTTGTTAACTCTCTCTTACAAGAACTATTTTTATTAGGTTATGTAGCTAGTTTTAGTACCAAACTTTCCGATACTACTGCTAGTGAAGTGGGTAAAGCATATGGCAAACATACTTTCTTGATTACTACTTTAAAACCCGTACCAAAAGGCACAGAAGGCGCAGTAAGTTTAGAAGGAACTGTAGCTGGTATAGTTGGTTCATTAGCGATCGCGATTATTGCTTGGTTAGTCGGTACAATTGATGGGTTGGGAATTCTTTGGTGTGCGATCGCAGCTTTTCTAGCTACTACCATTGAAAGTTTGATCGGGGCAACTTGGCAATCAAATTGGTCGTGGTTAACCAATGAAATGGTTAATATTATTAATACCTTAATTGGAGCGATCGTAGCAATTTTATTAGCTTGGGGATGGAGTAATTTAATTAATTAA
- a CDS encoding coiled-coil domain-containing protein: MTINSKSTKAEILQAYKILEKDKKALESEIKKATSNSSAVIKENHPINQTKATLSSKNMEQTIKILEKLQTDFGSSVGSFSEQLVAEAISFQTIQESIFTEKQQLEELYQLTEINEDTINDLIKTYQISAKQFVEELTQQQENIEQEIESLKQAWAKEKEIFTRTIKERNENYQKTKQREAEEYQYNLDLQRDLDEEQYEQQKKHLYQELTTARLQLEKQWQQREEIITQQEQEYTEAKNKVATFEEELRIKIKQAEEEGKGIGNYQAKIKADLRTKEIEGQTKNYQLRIQTLEQTIHNQELRIDKLSQQLDLALKQVQDLAVKAIEGTSNRKSFEAMKEIALEQIKNQPKSK; the protein is encoded by the coding sequence ATGACAATTAATTCTAAAAGTACTAAAGCTGAAATTTTGCAAGCCTATAAAATATTAGAAAAAGATAAAAAAGCATTAGAGTCCGAAATAAAAAAAGCAACTAGTAATTCTAGTGCTGTTATTAAAGAAAATCATCCTATTAATCAAACAAAAGCAACCTTATCATCTAAAAATATGGAACAAACTATTAAAATTTTAGAAAAATTGCAAACTGATTTTGGAAGTTCAGTTGGTAGTTTTTCTGAACAATTAGTAGCAGAAGCAATCTCATTTCAAACTATACAAGAATCGATTTTTACAGAAAAACAGCAACTAGAGGAACTATATCAATTAACTGAGATAAATGAAGATACTATTAATGATTTAATTAAAACTTATCAAATCAGTGCCAAACAATTTGTTGAAGAATTAACTCAACAGCAAGAAAATATTGAACAAGAAATCGAATCTTTAAAACAAGCTTGGGCTAAAGAAAAAGAAATTTTTACTCGCACTATTAAAGAACGCAATGAAAATTATCAAAAAACTAAACAAAGAGAAGCAGAAGAATATCAATATAATTTAGATTTACAAAGAGATTTAGATGAAGAACAATACGAACAACAAAAAAAACATTTATACCAAGAATTAACTACGGCTCGTTTACAATTAGAAAAACAATGGCAACAACGAGAAGAAATTATCACTCAACAAGAACAAGAATATACTGAAGCTAAAAACAAAGTAGCTACTTTTGAAGAAGAATTAAGAATAAAAATAAAACAAGCCGAAGAAGAAGGGAAAGGTATTGGTAATTATCAAGCCAAAATTAAAGCAGATTTACGAACTAAAGAAATAGAGGGACAAACCAAAAACTATCAGTTAAGAATACAAACATTAGAACAAACAATTCATAATCAAGAACTTAGAATTGATAAACTGTCCCAACAACTCGACTTAGCTCTTAAACAAGTTCAAGATTTAGCGGTTAAAGCTATTGAAGGTACATCTAATCGCAAGTCTTTTGAAGCAATGAAAGAAATTGCTTTGGAACAAATAAAAAATCAACCAAAAAGTAAATAA
- a CDS encoding nuclear transport factor 2 family protein gives MAQVLPLVAFLFLFLGQMNSEQAIQAMVERQAYAWENADSSAIVQDFAENAIFIAAGTKFEGKEVIKQAAEDYFEQFTNTKVTIKRIIIDEFQGAVEWNWSDRNKKTGKNSQAEDAIIFELKDGKIVYWREYIEKKS, from the coding sequence ATGGCACAAGTTTTACCGTTAGTCGCTTTTTTATTTTTATTTTTAGGGCAGATGAATTCAGAACAAGCTATTCAAGCAATGGTAGAAAGACAAGCTTATGCTTGGGAAAATGCTGATTCATCAGCTATTGTGCAAGATTTTGCTGAAAATGCTATTTTTATAGCTGCTGGAACTAAGTTTGAAGGAAAGGAAGTAATCAAACAAGCAGCCGAAGATTATTTTGAGCAATTTACTAACACAAAAGTAACAATTAAACGAATAATTATTGACGAATTTCAAGGTGCGGTAGAGTGGAATTGGAGCGATCGCAATAAAAAAACTGGTAAAAATTCTCAAGCAGAAGATGCAATTATTTTTGAACTAAAAGACGGAAAAATAGTTTATTGGCGCGAGTATATTGAAAAGAAAAGTTAA
- a CDS encoding coiled-coil domain-containing protein codes for MLVTASQEGREKILVAFNKLLNEYQQQQTKVATKEEELQQTINQKLLTQVNEYTVNNIINGMAALQLDFSSVVNELTSKLNRESNKLTELKQAIIIEQKKLEQLRKIKLIADALHLLKQEHQEKIQQIQIQATNQKEALAKEINQIKKQWAKEQEEFSLKVTEVAELLKQKRQQEEADYQYEITRQRQIERDDYQEDKRQQERELAETAQQKEQNWQVREENLAEHKKEWEANQQKIATFADKIKEEANKARVEAIKEADRKAKIQLDLLEKEWEANQQGYELKIQVLETTIQKQTEQITELTTQLQTVNSQAQNLALQAFQSNAN; via the coding sequence ATGCTCGTAACTGCATCGCAAGAAGGCAGAGAAAAAATTCTCGTAGCCTTTAACAAATTATTAAATGAATATCAACAACAACAAACCAAAGTAGCGACTAAAGAAGAAGAATTACAACAAACTATTAATCAAAAACTTTTAACACAAGTCAACGAATATACAGTTAATAATATTATTAACGGCATGGCAGCATTACAATTAGATTTTAGTAGTGTCGTTAATGAATTAACTAGTAAATTAAACCGAGAATCTAATAAATTAACCGAATTAAAACAAGCTATTATAATTGAACAAAAAAAACTAGAACAACTACGTAAAATAAAATTAATTGCTGATGCTTTACATCTTTTAAAACAAGAACATCAAGAAAAAATTCAACAAATACAAATTCAGGCAACTAATCAAAAAGAAGCTTTAGCTAAAGAAATAAACCAAATTAAAAAACAATGGGCAAAAGAACAAGAAGAATTTAGCTTAAAAGTGACAGAAGTAGCAGAATTATTAAAACAAAAACGACAGCAAGAAGAAGCTGATTATCAATACGAAATTACTAGGCAAAGACAAATAGAAAGAGATGATTATCAAGAAGATAAACGTCAACAAGAAAGAGAATTAGCCGAAACAGCACAACAAAAAGAACAAAATTGGCAGGTAAGAGAAGAAAATTTAGCCGAACATAAAAAGGAATGGGAAGCAAATCAACAAAAAATAGCGACTTTTGCAGATAAAATTAAAGAAGAAGCTAATAAAGCTAGAGTAGAAGCAATTAAAGAAGCGGACAGAAAAGCTAAAATTCAACTTGATTTGCTTGAAAAAGAATGGGAAGCAAATCAACAAGGATACGAACTCAAAATACAAGTTTTAGAAACAACGATTCAGAAACAAACTGAACAGATAACTGAATTAACCACTCAACTGCAAACAGTTAATTCTCAAGCACAAAACTTAGCTCTCCAGGCTTTTCAAAGCAATGCTAATTAA